One region of Priestia megaterium genomic DNA includes:
- a CDS encoding acyl-CoA thioesterase, with protein MNNISYIEDMDHWKESFSFKQKIKVRFSETDMFGHLNNTVPFVYFEQIRTEFFHHIGFMQKWTSEYEGTIPVVADLQCDYVKQVYFGNVLAVFVKAHKIGRSSVDLHYMIQNEQGEVVLTGRGTMVQISKETGKSVPWNEEMKRCLSTI; from the coding sequence ATGAATAATATTTCGTATATTGAAGACATGGATCACTGGAAAGAGTCATTTTCGTTTAAGCAGAAAATCAAGGTAAGATTTTCGGAAACAGATATGTTTGGGCACTTAAATAATACGGTTCCTTTTGTTTATTTTGAACAAATACGTACGGAATTCTTTCACCATATTGGCTTTATGCAAAAGTGGACGAGTGAGTATGAGGGAACGATACCGGTGGTGGCTGATTTGCAGTGCGACTATGTCAAACAAGTGTATTTTGGCAACGTGCTAGCTGTTTTTGTAAAGGCCCATAAAATCGGACGTTCTTCGGTTGATTTACACTATATGATTCAAAATGAGCAAGGAGAGGTTGTACTCACGGGGAGAGGAACAATGGTGCAAATTTCTAAAGAAACAGGAAAAAGCGTGCCTTGGAATGAAGAGATGAAAAGGTGTTTATCGACTATATAA
- the sdhB gene encoding succinate dehydrogenase iron-sulfur subunit → MSEQQTVQKTVRFIITRQDSAESAPYNQEFEIPYRPNMNVISALMEIRRNPVDASGKEVAPINWEMNCLEEVCGACSMVINGKPRQSCTALVDKLEQPIRLQPMKTFPVVRDLQVDRSRMFDSLKKVKAWVPIDGTYDLGPGPRMPEKKRQWAYELSKCMTCGVCLEACPNVNDKSNFIGPAPLSQVRLFNAHPTGALNKGERLETIMGDGGLANCGNSQNCVQSCPKGIPLTTSIAALNRDTTIQAFRSFFGSDQV, encoded by the coding sequence ATGAGTGAACAACAAACAGTCCAAAAGACAGTGCGCTTCATTATTACACGTCAAGATTCAGCTGAATCTGCTCCTTACAATCAGGAGTTTGAAATTCCGTATCGTCCGAATATGAACGTTATTTCAGCACTGATGGAAATCAGACGTAACCCTGTTGATGCTTCAGGTAAAGAGGTTGCTCCGATAAACTGGGAAATGAACTGTTTAGAGGAAGTATGTGGAGCCTGTTCAATGGTTATCAACGGTAAACCTCGTCAGTCATGTACAGCTCTTGTTGATAAACTAGAACAGCCGATTCGCTTGCAGCCAATGAAAACATTCCCTGTTGTTCGTGACTTGCAGGTAGACCGCAGCCGTATGTTTGATTCACTGAAAAAAGTAAAAGCCTGGGTTCCGATCGATGGCACATACGATTTAGGACCAGGACCGCGTATGCCTGAAAAGAAACGTCAGTGGGCGTATGAGTTATCCAAGTGTATGACATGCGGCGTTTGCTTAGAAGCTTGTCCAAACGTAAACGACAAGTCAAACTTCATCGGTCCAGCACCGCTTTCTCAAGTTCGCTTGTTTAATGCCCATCCAACCGGTGCGTTAAATAAAGGAGAACGTTTAGAGACGATTATGGGTGATGGAGGGCTAGCGAACTGCGGGAACTCTCAAAACTGCGTTCAATCATGTCCAAAAGGAATTCCATTGACTACTTCAATCGCAGCTTTGAACCGCGACACAACAATTCAAGCATTCAGAAGTTTCTTTGGTAGCGATCAAGTATAA
- the sdhA gene encoding succinate dehydrogenase flavoprotein subunit produces the protein MSNGKIIVVGGGLAGLMATIKIAESGKQVDLFSLVPVKRSHSVCAQGGINGAVNTKGEGDSPWEHFDDTVYGGDFLANQPPVKAMCEAAPGIIHLLDRMGVMFNRTPEGLLDFRRFGGTQHHRTAFAGATTGQQLLYALDEQVRRYEVAGLVTKYEGWEFLGAVLDDERSCRGISAQNLKSMEIKTFPADAVIMATGGPGIVFGKSTNSVINTGSAASIVYQQGAYYSNGEFIQIHPTAIPGDDKLRLMSESARGEGGRVWTYKDGKPWYFLEEKYPAYGNLVPRDIATREIFDVCVAQKLGINGENMVYLDLSHKDPKELDIKLGGIIEIYEKFMGDDPRKVPMKIFPAVHYSMGGLWVDYDQMTNIPGLFAAGECDYSQHGANRLGANSLLSAIYGGMVAGPKAVEYINGLEKSADAISSSVYDRHVKEEEEKWNNIMNLQGTENAYVLHKELGEWMTDNVTVVRYNDKLLKTDEKIQELIERYDRININDTAKWSNQAATFTRQLQNMLQLSRVVTLGAYNRNESRGAHYKPDFPDRNDEEFLKTTMASFVDKKTAPSFHYEEVDVSLIKPRKRDYTKKKDEKPKKQQEGVR, from the coding sequence ATGAGTAACGGAAAAATCATCGTAGTCGGTGGCGGTTTAGCTGGCTTGATGGCAACAATAAAAATTGCTGAGTCTGGCAAGCAAGTAGATTTATTTTCACTAGTTCCGGTAAAAAGATCTCACTCAGTTTGCGCGCAAGGTGGAATCAACGGAGCCGTAAATACGAAAGGTGAAGGAGATTCACCATGGGAACACTTTGATGACACAGTGTATGGCGGAGACTTTTTAGCCAACCAGCCACCTGTAAAAGCAATGTGTGAAGCAGCTCCTGGTATTATTCACTTACTTGACCGTATGGGTGTTATGTTTAACCGTACTCCTGAGGGTTTGTTAGACTTCAGACGATTTGGCGGAACGCAGCATCACCGTACGGCTTTTGCTGGAGCAACAACGGGTCAACAGTTATTGTACGCATTAGATGAGCAGGTTCGTCGCTATGAAGTTGCCGGACTTGTGACAAAGTACGAAGGATGGGAATTCTTAGGTGCTGTTCTTGATGATGAGCGCAGCTGTCGCGGAATTTCTGCACAGAATTTAAAATCAATGGAAATTAAAACGTTCCCAGCTGATGCGGTTATTATGGCTACAGGTGGACCTGGTATTGTCTTTGGAAAATCGACGAACTCAGTTATTAATACAGGTTCAGCGGCATCTATCGTGTATCAGCAAGGTGCATACTATTCAAACGGAGAGTTTATTCAAATTCATCCAACTGCTATCCCGGGAGATGATAAGCTTCGTCTTATGAGTGAATCTGCTCGTGGAGAAGGCGGACGCGTTTGGACATATAAAGACGGTAAACCTTGGTATTTCTTAGAAGAAAAATATCCGGCATACGGTAACTTAGTACCTCGTGATATTGCAACTCGTGAAATTTTTGACGTCTGCGTAGCGCAGAAGTTAGGAATTAACGGAGAGAACATGGTTTATCTGGACCTTTCACATAAAGATCCAAAAGAGCTAGACATTAAACTTGGAGGTATCATCGAAATCTATGAAAAATTCATGGGCGATGATCCGCGCAAAGTACCAATGAAGATTTTCCCAGCCGTACACTATTCAATGGGCGGTTTATGGGTGGATTACGATCAAATGACAAATATCCCTGGCTTGTTCGCAGCTGGTGAGTGTGATTATTCGCAGCACGGAGCGAACCGTTTAGGAGCAAACTCATTATTGTCAGCTATTTATGGCGGTATGGTTGCTGGTCCTAAAGCCGTTGAATACATCAATGGTTTAGAAAAGAGCGCAGATGCTATTTCTTCAAGCGTATATGATCGTCATGTGAAAGAAGAAGAAGAGAAATGGAACAATATCATGAATCTTCAAGGTACAGAAAATGCATACGTTCTTCATAAAGAGCTAGGGGAATGGATGACTGACAACGTGACAGTCGTACGATACAATGACAAACTGTTAAAAACAGATGAAAAGATTCAAGAATTAATTGAACGCTATGATCGTATTAACATTAATGACACGGCTAAATGGAGTAATCAAGCGGCAACATTTACTCGTCAGCTTCAAAACATGCTCCAGCTTTCACGTGTTGTAACGCTTGGAGCTTACAACCGTAACGAAAGTCGCGGTGCTCATTATAAGCCGGATTTCCCAGATCGTAACGATGAAGAATTCTTAAAAACAACAATGGCATCTTTCGTTGATAAGAAAACGGCTCCTTCTTTCCATTATGAAGAGGTAGACGTATCGTTAATCAAACCGCGTAAGCGCGACTACACAAAGAAAAAAGATGAAAAACCAAAAAAACAACAAGAGGGGGTTCGTTAA
- a CDS encoding succinate dehydrogenase cytochrome b558 subunit → MAANREFQYRRIHSLLGVIPIGIFLTQHLVVNHFATKGEESFNQAAHFMESLPFRYALEIFIIFLPIVFHAIYGLYIAFTAKTNVNNYGFFRNWMFILQRVSGVITLIFITWHVWETRIQAALGKEVDFQMMERILSNPAMFAFYIVGVVSTIFHFANGLWSFGVSWGLTVTPRSQRISTYVTLAIFLALTFVGVRTLFAFA, encoded by the coding sequence ATGGCGGCAAACAGAGAGTTTCAATATCGGAGAATCCATTCACTACTTGGAGTAATACCAATCGGGATTTTCTTAACACAGCATTTAGTTGTGAATCATTTCGCGACAAAGGGAGAAGAATCATTTAATCAAGCAGCTCACTTCATGGAGAGCTTACCTTTCCGCTATGCTCTAGAAATTTTCATTATTTTCTTACCAATCGTTTTTCACGCAATATACGGTCTTTACATCGCATTCACTGCTAAAACAAACGTTAACAACTATGGATTTTTCCGTAACTGGATGTTTATCCTTCAGCGTGTTTCAGGTGTAATCACACTTATCTTCATCACATGGCACGTATGGGAAACCAGAATACAAGCTGCGCTTGGAAAAGAAGTAGATTTTCAAATGATGGAACGAATTTTAAGCAACCCAGCAATGTTTGCATTCTACATAGTTGGTGTTGTATCTACGATCTTCCACTTTGCAAACGGTCTATGGTCATTTGGAGTTAGCTGGGGGTTAACTGTAACACCACGTTCTCAAAGAATTTCAACTTATGTGACATTAGCAATCTTCTTAGCACTTACATTCGTAGGTGTTCGTACATTATTCGCATTTGCATAA
- a CDS encoding YslB family protein: MSNLQTESQQELEETMETLEPNAAAETERALDHVPYFGYSLLRDVLIPELLGDETNTISYWAGKHLARKYPLNTMDEIVAFFKAASWGTLTLAKKDKYSLELELSGDVVSKRFQQETCSFHLESGFVAEQIQRQNNCLTEAYLTPKEKNGKVLISVQWDRKDILPTETRAERYKK; encoded by the coding sequence ATGAGCAATTTACAAACAGAATCACAGCAAGAACTTGAAGAGACGATGGAAACATTAGAACCTAATGCCGCAGCTGAAACAGAGAGAGCTCTTGATCACGTTCCATATTTTGGATACAGTCTTTTGCGTGACGTGTTGATTCCAGAGCTTCTTGGAGACGAAACGAATACCATCTCATACTGGGCAGGAAAACACCTTGCGCGTAAATATCCATTAAATACAATGGATGAAATCGTCGCTTTTTTTAAAGCAGCTTCCTGGGGAACACTGACGCTTGCCAAAAAAGATAAATATTCACTAGAGCTTGAGTTATCAGGTGATGTGGTCAGCAAAAGATTTCAGCAGGAAACTTGTTCATTTCATCTTGAGTCAGGATTTGTGGCTGAACAGATTCAGCGTCAAAACAACTGCCTAACAGAAGCCTACTTAACACCTAAAGAAAAGAACGGAAAAGTGCTGATTTCCGTGCAGTGGGACCGAAAAGATATCTTACCTACCGAAACCCGTGCGGAGCGTTATAAAAAGTAA
- a CDS encoding aspartate kinase, which yields MALIVQKFGGTSVGSVERIQHVANRVIQEAERGNQVVVVVSAMGKTTDALVKLASDITDSPSKREMDMLLTTGEQVTISLLTMALQFKGHEATSLTGWQAGIQTEAVHSNARIQHIDTTRIQSQLDRGRIVVVAGFQGCSEDGSITTLGRGGSDTTAVALAAALKAAKCDIYTDVTGVFTTDPRYVEDARKLHSISYDEMLELANLGAGVLHPRAVEFAKNYQVPLEVRSSLENENGTIVEEEVSMEQNLVVRGIAFEDNISRVTIEGLNNELQTLSTIFTALAKEQLNVDIIIQNVTANNRLSISFSIKTVDVEAALAVLKEYKSTLGYTRIEHESGLAKVSIVGSGMISNPGVAAEMFEVLAGEKIEVKMVSTSEIKVSTVVPHADMVKAVETLHVAFELEEQQAVQV from the coding sequence ATGGCATTAATCGTTCAAAAATTTGGTGGAACATCTGTTGGTTCTGTTGAACGTATTCAACATGTAGCAAACCGTGTTATTCAAGAAGCAGAGCGCGGTAACCAAGTAGTAGTTGTTGTATCGGCAATGGGCAAAACCACAGATGCACTGGTGAAATTAGCAAGTGATATTACGGACAGTCCAAGTAAACGCGAAATGGATATGCTTCTTACAACTGGAGAACAAGTAACGATTTCCCTGTTAACAATGGCTCTTCAATTCAAAGGTCATGAAGCCACTTCGCTAACAGGTTGGCAAGCTGGTATCCAGACAGAAGCAGTTCACAGCAATGCACGAATCCAGCACATTGACACGACTCGTATTCAAAGCCAATTAGATAGAGGTCGAATCGTAGTAGTAGCTGGATTCCAAGGCTGTTCAGAAGATGGAAGCATTACAACATTAGGTCGAGGCGGCTCTGACACGACGGCAGTAGCTCTTGCCGCGGCACTAAAAGCTGCAAAATGTGATATTTATACAGACGTAACAGGAGTGTTTACGACGGATCCGCGCTACGTAGAAGATGCTCGTAAACTTCATTCTATTTCATATGACGAAATGTTAGAATTAGCCAATTTAGGAGCAGGGGTGCTGCATCCGCGCGCTGTTGAGTTTGCAAAAAATTATCAGGTACCGCTAGAAGTGCGTTCAAGCTTAGAAAACGAGAATGGAACGATTGTTGAGGAGGAAGTTTCAATGGAACAAAACTTAGTCGTAAGAGGAATTGCGTTTGAAGATAATATTTCACGGGTGACAATTGAAGGGTTAAACAACGAGTTACAAACTCTTTCTACTATTTTTACAGCATTAGCAAAAGAACAGTTAAACGTGGATATTATTATTCAAAACGTAACGGCTAATAATCGCCTCTCTATCTCATTTTCTATTAAAACTGTAGACGTAGAAGCTGCTCTTGCCGTCTTAAAAGAGTATAAATCTACTTTGGGGTATACGCGTATTGAACATGAAAGCGGTCTGGCTAAAGTATCGATTGTGGGATCTGGCATGATTTCTAATCCAGGTGTTGCAGCCGAAATGTTTGAAGTGCTGGCAGGAGAGAAAATTGAAGTGAAGATGGTCAGCACGTCTGAAATTAAAGTATCTACAGTTGTACCGCATGCTGATATGGTAAAAGCTGTTGAGACGCTTCACGTAGCATTTGAATTAGAAGAGCAGCAGGCAGTGCAAGTATAA
- the uvrC gene encoding excinuclease ABC subunit UvrC has protein sequence MNDYLKEKLAILPDQPGCYLMKDKYGTVIYVGKAKVLKNRVRSYFTGSHDGKTLRLVNDIVDFEYIVTSSNLEALILEMNLIKKHDPKYNIMLKDDKGYPFIKITAEKQPRLVITRKIKKDKGKYFGPYPNVQAANETKRLLDRIYPLRKCSTMPDRPCLYYHIGQCLAPCVKEVKEEQNKQIIENITRFLNGGYEHVKTELTEKMLKASEELDFERAKEYRDQIAHIEATMEKQKVTFNDFVNRDVFGYSYDKGWMCVQVFFIRQGKLIEREVSMFPFYKEPEEDFLTFIGQFYAKNIKPKEVMVPATIDAELAEKLVEVEVQHPKRGKKKELVELACKNAKIALGEKFYLIERDEERTVGAVERLGEELGIAAPYRIEAFDNSNIQGTDPVSAMIVFVDGKPEKKEYRKYKIKTVKGPDDYSSMREVVRRRYSRALKEGLPLPDLIVVDGGKGHLAAVQDVLENELGLLVPTAGLVKDDKHRTSNLMIGEPPQIIPLERNSQEFYLLQRIQDEVHRFAITFHRQVRSKSAFQSVLDDIPGVGEKRKKALLKHFGSVKKLKEATIEDIRNSGVPQNIAEKIYETLQK, from the coding sequence ATGAACGATTATTTAAAAGAAAAGCTGGCTATTTTACCGGATCAGCCCGGCTGTTACTTGATGAAAGATAAATATGGAACGGTCATTTACGTAGGAAAAGCAAAAGTATTAAAAAATCGAGTACGTTCCTACTTTACCGGATCTCATGACGGAAAGACGCTTCGACTTGTAAACGACATTGTCGACTTTGAATATATCGTCACATCTTCTAATTTAGAAGCGCTTATTTTAGAAATGAATTTAATTAAAAAGCATGACCCAAAATACAATATTATGCTTAAAGATGATAAGGGCTATCCGTTTATTAAGATTACAGCTGAAAAACAGCCCCGACTTGTTATTACAAGAAAAATAAAAAAAGATAAAGGGAAATACTTCGGTCCTTATCCTAATGTTCAAGCAGCAAATGAAACAAAGCGGCTTCTTGATCGCATTTATCCGTTAAGAAAGTGCTCCACTATGCCAGATAGGCCTTGTTTGTATTACCATATCGGGCAATGTCTAGCTCCTTGCGTAAAAGAGGTAAAAGAAGAGCAAAACAAACAAATTATTGAAAATATCACGCGGTTTTTAAATGGTGGATATGAGCATGTCAAAACAGAGTTAACTGAAAAAATGTTAAAAGCTTCAGAAGAACTTGACTTTGAACGGGCTAAAGAATACCGAGATCAAATTGCTCATATCGAAGCGACAATGGAAAAGCAAAAAGTAACGTTTAATGATTTTGTTAATCGAGATGTGTTTGGCTATTCTTACGATAAAGGCTGGATGTGTGTTCAAGTTTTCTTTATTCGCCAAGGGAAATTAATTGAGCGAGAAGTTTCTATGTTTCCTTTTTATAAAGAGCCAGAAGAAGATTTCTTAACTTTTATCGGTCAGTTTTATGCCAAAAATATTAAGCCAAAAGAAGTGATGGTTCCAGCAACGATTGATGCAGAGTTAGCTGAGAAGTTAGTAGAAGTAGAGGTTCAGCATCCAAAGCGAGGCAAAAAGAAAGAATTAGTAGAACTTGCGTGTAAAAATGCAAAAATTGCGCTCGGTGAAAAATTCTATTTAATTGAACGAGATGAAGAGCGTACAGTTGGCGCAGTTGAACGGTTAGGAGAAGAGCTTGGAATTGCCGCTCCTTATCGGATTGAAGCATTTGATAACTCAAATATTCAAGGAACAGACCCAGTTTCTGCGATGATTGTTTTTGTTGATGGGAAACCGGAAAAGAAAGAATATCGCAAATATAAAATTAAGACGGTAAAGGGACCAGATGATTACAGTTCCATGAGGGAAGTCGTTCGCAGACGGTATTCCAGAGCATTAAAAGAAGGTCTTCCGCTTCCGGATTTAATTGTTGTAGATGGAGGCAAAGGGCATTTAGCTGCAGTACAGGACGTTCTCGAAAATGAATTGGGACTTTTAGTGCCTACAGCAGGTCTTGTCAAAGATGATAAGCACAGAACCTCCAATCTGATGATTGGTGAGCCTCCTCAAATCATACCGCTTGAACGCAATAGTCAAGAATTTTATTTGCTTCAGCGAATTCAGGATGAAGTTCACCGCTTTGCGATTACCTTCCACCGTCAAGTGCGCTCTAAGTCCGCTTTTCAGTCAGTTCTGGACGACATTCCGGGAGTGGGAGAAAAGCGTAAAAAAGCTTTGTTAAAGCATTTTGGTTCGGTGAAAAAATTGAAAGAAGCAACGATTGAAGATATTCGAAATTCAGGTGTTCCTCAGAACATTGCTGAAAAAATTTATGAAACATTGCAAAAATAG
- the trxA gene encoding thioredoxin — protein MAIAHATDKNFTDEIKSGLVLVDFWAPWCGPCKMIAPVLEEIDGELNDKVKIVKVDVDENQETAGKFGVMSIPTLVLFKDGEKVDQVVGFQPKEALTELINKHA, from the coding sequence ATGGCTATTGCACATGCTACAGATAAAAACTTTACAGATGAAATTAAATCAGGCCTAGTGCTTGTTGACTTTTGGGCACCATGGTGTGGCCCTTGTAAAATGATTGCTCCAGTTCTTGAAGAAATTGATGGCGAACTTAACGATAAAGTTAAAATCGTAAAAGTAGACGTTGATGAAAATCAAGAAACAGCTGGAAAATTTGGTGTTATGAGTATCCCAACTTTAGTATTATTCAAAGATGGAGAGAAAGTTGATCAAGTAGTTGGTTTCCAACCAAAAGAAGCATTAACAGAATTAATTAATAAACACGCGTAA
- a CDS encoding electron transfer flavoprotein subunit alpha/FixB family protein, producing MGRKVLVLGEARDGGLRNVSFEAISAASTVADGGEIIAALVGKDVKSLSEELIAYGADKVVVTEHEDLAAYTSDGYAQALLAIIESEQPEAIVFGHTALGKDLAPKLAARLDKGLISDVTDVEVGGDQVVFTRPIYSGKAFEKKIMTDAFTFVTIRPNNISPLAKDEGRTGDVEDLNVEIKNLRTVVKEVVRKATQGVDLSEAKVVIAGGRGVKSTEGFGPLQELADVLNGAVGASRGACDADYCDYSLQIGQTGKVVTPDLYIACGISGAIQHLAGMSNSKIIVAINKDPEANIFKVADYGIVGDLFEVVPLLTEEFKKLKVQSA from the coding sequence ATGGGACGCAAAGTGTTAGTTCTTGGAGAAGCACGTGATGGGGGATTACGAAACGTATCGTTTGAAGCGATTTCCGCAGCGTCTACTGTAGCTGACGGGGGAGAAATTATTGCAGCGTTAGTAGGAAAGGACGTAAAATCTTTAAGTGAAGAACTTATTGCATACGGAGCAGATAAAGTTGTTGTGACGGAGCACGAAGATTTAGCTGCTTACACATCGGATGGTTACGCTCAGGCATTATTAGCCATCATTGAAAGTGAACAGCCTGAAGCTATCGTATTTGGGCATACGGCTCTTGGCAAAGATCTAGCGCCAAAACTGGCAGCTCGCTTAGACAAAGGACTTATCTCGGATGTGACGGATGTAGAAGTGGGAGGGGATCAAGTAGTCTTCACTCGCCCAATTTATTCTGGTAAAGCATTTGAGAAGAAAATCATGACCGATGCTTTTACGTTTGTCACGATTCGTCCAAATAATATTTCACCGCTTGCAAAAGATGAGGGGCGTACAGGTGATGTAGAGGATTTAAATGTTGAAATCAAAAACCTGCGTACTGTTGTAAAAGAAGTCGTACGCAAAGCAACGCAAGGGGTTGATTTGTCCGAAGCAAAAGTCGTGATTGCAGGTGGTCGAGGTGTAAAAAGCACGGAAGGTTTTGGACCTCTCCAAGAACTAGCGGACGTGTTAAATGGAGCTGTTGGAGCGTCTCGCGGAGCGTGCGATGCAGATTACTGCGACTATTCTCTTCAAATCGGTCAGACGGGCAAAGTAGTCACACCAGATTTATACATTGCCTGCGGAATTTCAGGTGCTATTCAGCATTTGGCAGGTATGTCAAATTCAAAAATTATTGTTGCAATCAATAAAGATCCTGAAGCGAATATTTTTAAAGTAGCTGACTACGGAATCGTTGGAGATTTATTTGAAGTAGTGCCTCTGCTAACGGAAGAATTTAAAAAGCTGAAAGTACAGTCTGCGTAA
- a CDS encoding electron transfer flavoprotein subunit beta/FixA family protein — protein sequence MNIYVLVKRTFDTEEKLSLKNGQIVEDGAEFIINPYDEYAVEEAIQLKEKHGGEITVVSVGGEESEKELRTALAMGADKAVLINTEDDIEDGDQYTTSRLLAQYLKEQSPDLILAGNVAIDGGSGQVGPRVAEQLEIPYITTITKLDIEGEKVTVVRDVEGDSEVIETSLPLLVTAQQGLNEPRYPSLPGIMKAKKKPLVEVELDDLDLDEDDVEAKTKTIEIYLPPKKDAGRVLQGDIKDQVTELVNLLHKEAKVI from the coding sequence ATGAATATTTATGTGTTAGTAAAAAGAACGTTCGATACAGAGGAGAAACTTTCACTAAAAAATGGTCAAATTGTTGAAGATGGAGCTGAATTTATTATTAATCCTTACGATGAGTATGCAGTTGAAGAGGCTATTCAGCTAAAGGAAAAGCATGGCGGAGAGATTACGGTCGTGAGTGTAGGAGGGGAAGAATCAGAAAAAGAACTCCGAACAGCTTTGGCTATGGGAGCAGATAAAGCGGTTTTAATCAATACGGAAGATGACATAGAAGATGGCGATCAGTACACGACTTCTAGGCTGCTGGCACAGTACTTAAAAGAGCAATCTCCTGATTTAATCTTAGCAGGAAACGTAGCGATTGACGGAGGTTCAGGCCAGGTGGGACCGCGCGTAGCAGAACAGTTAGAAATCCCTTATATTACAACGATTACAAAGCTGGATATTGAAGGTGAAAAAGTGACGGTTGTACGCGATGTGGAAGGAGATTCGGAAGTTATTGAAACGTCGCTTCCTCTTTTAGTAACAGCTCAGCAGGGACTTAATGAGCCTCGCTATCCATCTCTTCCAGGGATTATGAAAGCGAAGAAGAAACCGTTGGTTGAAGTGGAATTAGACGATTTAGATTTAGATGAAGATGATGTAGAAGCAAAAACAAAGACAATTGAAATTTATTTACCTCCGAAAAAAGACGCGGGGCGCGTATTACAAGGAGATATAAAAGATCAAGTAACAGAGCTGGTCAATTTACTGCATAAGGAAGCAAAAGTCATTTAA
- a CDS encoding enoyl-CoA hydratase: MEIIQVETVDAISFITLNRQPANALSQDLLKDLSSVLKHLEDSKETRVIVIKGEGKFFCAGADIKEFTSLQQEKDYEKLAVNGQELFEYIENYPKPVIAAIHGAALGGGLELAMSCHIRLVTENAKLGLPELQLGIIPGFGGTQRLPRYVGVHKACEMMLTSDPISGSEAVELGLANAAFEESQLINETFLLARKIAKKSPISVKATLQLLQHVKTDAYYSGIKKEAQFFGSVFKSRDAQEGVAAFIEKRQPKFLGK, translated from the coding sequence ATGGAGATTATCCAGGTTGAAACTGTTGATGCAATAAGCTTCATTACGTTGAATAGACAACCTGCTAACGCTTTGTCTCAAGATTTATTAAAAGATCTTTCAAGTGTTTTAAAACATTTAGAAGATAGCAAAGAGACAAGGGTTATCGTCATTAAAGGCGAAGGGAAATTCTTTTGTGCTGGAGCTGATATAAAAGAGTTTACATCACTGCAGCAGGAAAAAGATTACGAGAAACTTGCTGTTAACGGCCAAGAGCTCTTTGAGTATATTGAAAATTACCCAAAACCAGTTATTGCAGCTATTCATGGAGCTGCTTTAGGCGGAGGATTAGAGCTTGCTATGAGCTGCCATATCCGTTTGGTAACAGAAAATGCTAAGCTGGGCTTGCCTGAACTTCAGTTAGGAATTATACCAGGGTTTGGAGGAACTCAGCGATTGCCTCGTTATGTAGGGGTTCATAAGGCTTGTGAGATGATGCTGACAAGTGATCCAATATCGGGCAGCGAGGCAGTGGAGTTAGGATTGGCAAACGCAGCTTTTGAAGAAAGTCAGCTTATCAATGAAACATTTTTACTTGCTAGAAAAATTGCCAAAAAAAGCCCAATCTCTGTTAAAGCTACTTTGCAGCTGCTTCAACATGTAAAAACAGATGCTTATTACAGCGGCATCAAAAAAGAAGCACAATTTTTTGGAAGCGTATTCAAAAGCCGTGATGCTCAAGAAGGCGTAGCCGCTTTTATTGAAAAGCGCCAGCCCAAATTTTTAGGAAAATAA
- a CDS encoding TetR/AcrR family transcriptional regulator yields the protein MRRNKPKYKQIIDAAVVVIAENGYHNAQVSKIAKQAGVADGTIYLYFKNKEDVLISLFQEKMGQFVEKIYEELAGIETAAEKLHVLIDKHFSFLAEDHHLATVTQLELRQSNKDLRLKINDVLKDYLTLIDSILQTGIETGEFSENIDIRLARQMIFGTIDETVTTWVMNDHRYGLIESVDKVHSLLLNGCSGS from the coding sequence TTGAGAAGAAATAAGCCAAAGTATAAGCAGATTATCGATGCAGCTGTAGTAGTAATAGCAGAAAACGGATACCACAATGCTCAGGTTTCTAAAATTGCTAAGCAGGCTGGAGTTGCAGACGGTACGATATATTTATATTTTAAAAACAAAGAAGATGTCTTGATTTCCTTATTTCAAGAGAAGATGGGACAGTTTGTAGAAAAAATTTATGAAGAACTGGCGGGAATTGAAACTGCGGCAGAAAAACTTCACGTATTAATTGACAAGCATTTTTCGTTTCTAGCGGAGGATCATCATTTAGCTACAGTGACACAGCTTGAACTGCGTCAATCGAACAAAGATTTAAGATTGAAAATTAACGATGTATTAAAAGATTATCTGACTCTCATTGATTCTATTTTACAGACAGGAATCGAAACGGGTGAGTTTTCTGAAAATATAGATATTCGTCTTGCGCGACAGATGATTTTTGGAACGATTGATGAAACTGTCACAACATGGGTAATGAACGATCATCGATATGGTCTAATAGAATCGGTAGATAAAGTCCATTCCCTGCTGTTAAACGGCTGCAGCGGCTCATAA